A region of the Deinococcus psychrotolerans genome:
CTGGCCCATTTTGTTCACGCTGAACGCACTTGCTAGGATTGGGTGGTGGGTAGCAGAAGGCCGCCGTTAGAGAACCTGCTCATTTCTGCATAGCTGGGGTTTCAAGCAGTTTCACCATCACGTTGTAGCCGAGCTGGCGGGCATGTTGAAGCGGTGTCACGCCGTTCTTGTCACCCAGGCTGCGGTCTGCGCCGTGCGAGAGCAGTTCGCGCACGATTTCGGTGTGGGTGGGACCACCGTCGCCCAGAATCACCGCTTCCAGCAAGGCCGTCCAACCCAGATTATTGACATGATTCACGTTGATCTTGGTGGTGGCCAGCAACTCGCGCACGTACGGCAAGTGGCCCCGGTCGGCAGCGGGGATCAGGGCAGTGCCGCCGTAGCGGTTGGTGCGGGTCAGATCAGGCTTGGCCCTGAGCACCTCACGCAG
Encoded here:
- a CDS encoding ankyrin repeat domain-containing protein yields the protein MNVSQHQTQLNAQLLQAAQNGDLARIQAALNAGASVNASDSGRRTALTWAAKGDHVSVARALIAAGADPDLQDDQRNNALLITGETGSVAMLREVLRAKPDLTRTNRYGGTALIPAADRGHLPYVRELLATTKINVNHVNNLGWTALLEAVILGDGGPTHTEIVRELLSHGADRSLGDKNGVTPLQHARQLGYNVMVKLLETPAMQK